The Pyrus communis chromosome 12, drPyrComm1.1, whole genome shotgun sequence genomic sequence GAAGGGAGAGGGATAGAGTTTCTTATTACCTGCTTCCAAGCAGTGAGAAGAAGCTAATGGAGACAGTGAAACATTGGTTGGTAGTGATTCATGCAAATCAATTGATTGAGAAGAAGCATTCTGAATCTGGATGTGCTTTGCTTacaattgaaaatttggagGAGCTTTCTGGGAGATTTATTGCTAGTGTGGCACTGGAACAGCAAGTTCCTGCTGAAGGTTCGACTATTGTTCAACAGGCTGAAGATGCTGCAATGATTGAGGAGTGAGATGAGTCGCACTACAACAATTGAACGATAAAAAATGGTAACAATGTGTAGTAATCATGAGTTTTACTTTTGGATATGCTGCGAATTATGTGCAGCTATTTTGAAATCCTTGAGATCGTTTGACCCACATTCTGATATGTCATATAATTAACTACCTTGGTGCCAATTGTGTCTTAGAACTGTTGCCCTTGTGGCATTAAAATGGATATATTTCTAACAATAGAGCACATAGCTGATAAATTCGATGCCGTTAACTTATGTCTTAGCTTTGCAAACCTGTATTCAAGCATCAAGTTGTAGTTAAAACTAATTAAATCTCATCCAAGCGTCAACGTTTAGGTTAAACTTAGGCTTAGTTTGTGTACTTGTGCAAGGATTTTGTATTTTACAGAGAACTGATTTATAATTAATTGGTTTGATGTGTACAATACAGGTCTCCTGCTGAATCTGCAGGATTCTTTTTAAGCATCATCTGGCTATCAGAATTTATGTTACTGAGGCCTCGTTTGGTCTCTAGGATTGGGTTGAAATGTATAACCGCACTGGACTGAAGGTATGTTGAAGGAcgaaatgaaaaatttgtattcAACTTGGAGGCAGAAGGTGGATTACTCATTGCCTCTACCTATGTTGTATCTTGAATTTTATGAGTTATTCAATCCATTCCATTTCTAGGCACCAAACGAGCCCTAACTTTCTTACTGACCGCTACTTCGACAActccaaaccctaatttgtGAAATATTACAAATTCTGCAACAATATCTAGGGTATGCTTCCACAAGTCACAATCATTCTtcccataaaattaatttattgacTACAAATTATACTCGATAATTATAACTTCGAAGGATGAAAGTCAACATAGTTTACAAGAGGAAGATAATGACTTGTGAGAATGATAATCAAGCGGtattttaaactaatttaattaaCGTGAAGGTAGCTTCAAATTTGCGTGCAAAatgaaccctaaaccctaaacccgatTGCTCAAACTTACAAGACATCCAATTCTTTATATCCAATTCACATATGTTTCAAAGAATTCCCCAGATTAAGTGGATTTAGCTTCCTCTGCGTCCGAGTTCTATCGCGACTTCTTTGATGGTATAGTTAAAGGTAAAGTTCCATGTTGATCATTTACGTTGCGTTCGTTGCCTAACAATGTTTCCGTTACAGTTGGATGTAATATATTgaatatttccattcacaacaatGGCAACCGAAATAATGGAGTGGGCTGAAGGATGGATCTATATGCAGCAGGGAGTTACAAAGCTAAAGAGGATTTTGGAAGGATTACCGGAGACTCAGTTCACACCTGAAGAGTATATGATGCTTTACACAACTCTCCATACATTGTGCATTCAAAAACCTCCTTACGATTATTCGCAGCAGCTTTATGAAGAGTATCGGGAGACATTTGATGAATACATTACTTCAACTGTTTTGCCCTCTCGAAGAGAGAAGCAGGATGACATTTTATTGCAGGAATGTGTCAAACGTTgggaaaacaataaaattatggTTAGGTGGCTTGCGCGCTTCTTTCATTATCTTGATTGCTACTTCATCGCTCGGAAGTCACTTCCTCCGCTACATCAAGTTGGGGTGAACTACTTACGTGATTTGCTTTACCAGGAGGTAAATGCGGATGTGAGAGTTGCTGTAATTGGTCTTGTTGGAAAAGAACGCGAGGCGGAGGAAATCAACAGAGAACTATTGAAGAATgtgatatatgtgtgtgtagaAATTGGAATGGGAAAAATGGATCCTTATAGAGAGGACTTTGAAGAACACATGCTACGAGAAACTGGTGAATACTATTCTCGTAAAGCATCAAGTTGGATCACGGAGGACAGTTACCCGGATTACATGTCGAAAGTAGAGGAAAGCGTGAAAAGGGAGAAGTATCGAGTTTCTGATTACCTGCAATCGAGCAGTGAGAAGAAGCTGGTGGAAAAAGTGCAACATGAGTTGGTGGTGGTTTATGCAACTCTACTGTTCGAAAAGGAGCATTCTGCAGGTTCTTGATCTACTTCTTCGCCTCGAGATGATGATGTGGATgatttagacctggtttggtactgaggtgattctgaaaaaaccttgtataaaaaaaagctaggagctgttttttttgtttggtaaacattcagcttcagctttttttcacagttttggatgaaaaaaagccaaaaacaagaagctgcaaaacccaactttgaaaaattggctttttttcacatctgttttattCTTGTGCTTTTTTGTGGCTTACTATGTGCAGTATTATGTATTGTCATTTTACTTGTTTGATCATGGTAAAGATTTGTGCTTATAACCAGTTTAACTCTTGGATTGCTGTAAATTATGTGGAACTCTTTCAATCAAAGGCATGAAAGTGAATAAAAGGGAAGATATTATGAAATTACACTTTGCACCCATCTTTCATCCGTTAACATCAAGTCAATGCTATTTCTTACACGGCACTTGATGAGTCTACGTTTTGCTTACTTGAACGTTAGAATGATACCGCATcagtcattatttatttttatctctatCTCCAAGCTTGCGGTTTTCATCtagcaaaaaaaagaaagttctTATTTGTTTTCCATGTGGCATTTGTTAATCAATTTGTCATCCACGTGACTCCATACAAGCAAAATATTGGCCAACTGGATGTCACATCTGAATACAATGTTAACTTGATGGTTACTAAGGTCATCTTCAACTCAAAGAACTAAATATAGTCATGTCTAGCATTGTAGccctacaaaaaattatttttaaataaacagtGTTAAGCCATATTCATATATCGTGTCCAACCGAAGGGGCTAAACATAGCCTCCTcgataatttattagttttaactttatattttaaatttattggttaatttaattaaactaccgTTGGATGCTTTCAAATCTAGCCGTTAagtttgaatcaattattgcaacTGAAGAGTTGAGTCACAGAAAAGTTGCGAAGATGAGGGCTACATTTGGTTAGCTTAATGCTCATTTGGCCAAATAATAGTTTGGTGGACTCCATAGAATTATAGCCCAGTCATCGATTGAAGATAAGTTTTTTGACAAATCAGACTACTttttttgctttagacctttaGCCCTCTTCATTGAAGATGACCTAAACTAATAGATGACAATCTATCATAAATGAGAAGGAAAGTGGTAGGAAAACTGAAAAATCAACCCCAACAAACACTCATTGACCTAAAGTTTGTTTAAACTTACAAGTCACCCAATAATGCAATTAATCTGAGTTCTATAAGAAGCCTCATTGTCTGTGGGTGTTTCCAACTTGACCTAGTCTCCACggtatctttttatttatttataattattatttgggTCAAGGTCTTCCACGGCGTCCACCTTAGCAGCTTGACTTTTTCATAGGCTTGGTCTTCCCAGTTTTTATGTTACCCTTgtttctatatatacataatgcTCTGAGTGCAGAATTTCTCATTGCTAAGCTATGCAtgccttcatcttcttcatccttTTCTCCACTGCCATCTTAATTGAAACACAAGCATCCACTGAAAACTGCACAACTACTAAGTGCTCTCATGGCGAACCCGATATTCGGTTTCCTTTCCAAGTAAGAGGCCGGCGTCCCCATCACTGTGGTCTACCCGGTTTTGACATCGACTGCAGCAACAACGCT encodes the following:
- the LOC137709951 gene encoding cullin-1-like, whose protein sequence is MATEIMEWAEGWIYMQQGVTKLKRILEGLPETQFTPEEYMMLYTTLHTLCIQKPPYDYSQQLYEEYRETFDEYITSTVLPSRREKQDDILLQECVKRWENNKIMVRWLARFFHYLDCYFIARKSLPPLHQVGVNYLRDLLYQEVNADVRVAVIGLVGKEREAEEINRELLKNVIYVCVEIGMGKMDPYREDFEEHMLRETGEYYSRKASSWITEDSYPDYMSKVEESVKREKYRVSDYLQSSSEKKLVEKVQHELVVVYATLLFEKEHSAGS